In Streptomyces sp. SLBN-118, the following are encoded in one genomic region:
- a CDS encoding transglycosylase domain-containing protein translates to MPKKRSGGGLTGPQQAAKFLGVSVLSGAVLAGIALPAVGALGLAAKGTVKGFDEIPANLKTPPLSQRTTILDSQGGQIATVYSRDRTVVSLKDVSPYMQKAIVAIEDSRFYEHGAIDLKGVLRALNRNAQSGGVSQGASTLTQQYVKNVFVEEAGDDPNKVAQATQQTIGRKIQELKYAIQVEEELGKKKILENYLNITFFGQQAYGIEAASQRYFSKSAKNLKLEEAAMLAGIVQSPSRYDPVNDTQEATRRRNTVLQRMADMRDITQAEADKAKAAPISLKVSKPKNGCITAANGAGFFCDYVREVFLSDPVFGKTKEDRAKVWNQGGLTIKTTLDPQAQKSTQKSIKEHVYKTDKVASAVTMVQPGTGKIMAMGQSRPYGFGKTETQINYSVNQGMGGSNYGFPVGSTFKPFVAAAAIEQGRPPTQVYPAPYEMPYPSQVATCSGKPWVNLGDQRLKNENEKEVGPYALKEAMAKSVNTYFVQMIADIGLCPVMEMTQKLGVVQGNGKKLPEEPSALTLGSTGISPLTMANAYATFANRGTYCTPTAIESIETADRKSLEVPKSTCGKVMSEQTADTINTLLRGVVDSGTGQQAGLQSRDNAGKTGTTDERKNAWFVGYTPNLSGAVWVGSPTQLVRMEHIYIGGQYQEKVFGGQVPGPIWRDAMTGALEGKEALPFVSVPIPDPPKDKPQKPDDGKHGDQRGQDNGGQDPFPGISIPPDLIGGGNNRGQGNNGGTGFP, encoded by the coding sequence ATGCCAAAGAAGCGCTCCGGCGGAGGTCTGACAGGGCCCCAGCAGGCCGCCAAGTTCCTCGGTGTCAGCGTGCTCTCCGGAGCCGTGCTGGCAGGCATCGCCCTGCCCGCCGTCGGTGCGCTCGGCCTCGCGGCCAAGGGGACGGTCAAGGGATTCGACGAGATCCCGGCCAATCTCAAGACTCCGCCGCTGAGTCAGCGCACCACGATCCTGGACTCGCAGGGCGGGCAGATCGCCACGGTCTACTCGCGCGACCGCACGGTGGTGTCGCTCAAGGACGTCTCCCCGTACATGCAGAAGGCCATCGTCGCGATCGAGGACTCGCGCTTCTACGAGCACGGCGCGATCGACCTCAAGGGCGTCCTGCGCGCGCTCAACCGCAACGCCCAGTCGGGCGGCGTCTCCCAGGGCGCCTCGACCCTGACCCAGCAGTATGTGAAGAACGTCTTCGTGGAGGAGGCCGGCGACGATCCCAACAAGGTCGCCCAGGCCACCCAGCAGACGATCGGCCGCAAGATCCAGGAACTGAAGTACGCGATCCAGGTCGAGGAAGAGCTGGGCAAGAAGAAGATCCTGGAGAACTACCTCAACATCACCTTCTTCGGGCAGCAGGCGTACGGCATCGAGGCCGCCTCCCAGCGCTACTTCTCCAAGTCGGCCAAGAACCTGAAGCTGGAGGAGGCGGCGATGCTCGCGGGCATCGTGCAGTCCCCCAGCCGCTACGACCCGGTCAACGACACGCAGGAGGCGACCAGGCGTCGCAACACCGTGCTGCAGCGCATGGCCGACATGCGCGACATCACGCAGGCGGAAGCGGACAAGGCGAAGGCGGCGCCGATCTCCCTGAAGGTCAGCAAGCCGAAGAACGGCTGCATCACGGCTGCCAACGGCGCGGGCTTCTTCTGTGACTACGTACGCGAGGTCTTCCTGTCCGACCCGGTCTTCGGCAAGACCAAGGAGGACCGGGCCAAGGTCTGGAACCAGGGCGGCCTGACGATCAAGACGACGCTGGACCCGCAGGCCCAGAAGTCGACGCAGAAATCGATCAAGGAACACGTCTACAAGACGGACAAGGTCGCCTCCGCGGTGACCATGGTCCAGCCCGGCACGGGCAAGATCATGGCGATGGGCCAGTCCAGACCGTACGGCTTCGGCAAGACCGAGACCCAGATCAACTACTCGGTCAACCAGGGCATGGGCGGCTCGAACTACGGCTTCCCGGTCGGCTCGACCTTCAAGCCCTTCGTGGCGGCGGCGGCGATAGAGCAGGGCAGGCCGCCGACGCAGGTGTATCCGGCGCCGTACGAGATGCCGTACCCCTCCCAGGTGGCGACCTGCAGCGGAAAGCCCTGGGTCAACCTCGGCGACCAGCGGCTCAAGAACGAGAACGAGAAGGAGGTCGGTCCGTACGCCCTCAAGGAGGCGATGGCGAAGTCGGTCAACACCTACTTCGTCCAGATGATCGCCGACATCGGCCTCTGCCCGGTCATGGAGATGACCCAGAAGCTGGGAGTGGTGCAGGGCAACGGCAAGAAGCTCCCCGAGGAGCCCTCGGCACTCACCCTGGGCTCCACCGGTATCTCGCCGCTGACCATGGCCAACGCGTACGCGACCTTCGCCAACCGCGGCACGTACTGCACGCCGACCGCGATCGAGTCGATCGAGACGGCGGACCGCAAGAGCCTCGAGGTCCCGAAGTCCACCTGCGGCAAGGTGATGTCCGAGCAGACCGCGGACACCATCAACACCCTGCTGCGCGGAGTGGTCGACTCCGGTACGGGTCAGCAAGCCGGTCTCCAGAGCCGTGACAACGCGGGCAAGACGGGTACGACCGACGAGCGCAAGAACGCCTGGTTCGTCGGCTACACCCCGAACCTCTCCGGCGCCGTCTGGGTCGGCAGCCCCACCCAGCTGGTGAGGATGGAGCACATCTACATCGGCGGGCAGTACCAGGAGAAGGTCTTCGGCGGTCAGGTCCCCGGACCGATCTGGCGCGATGCGATGACCGGGGCCCTGGAGGGCAAGGAAGCGCTGCCGTTCGTCAGCGTCCCGATCCCGGACCCGCCCAAGGACAAGCCCCAGAAGCCGGACGACGGCAAGCACGGTGACCAACGCGGTCAGGACAACGGCGGCCAGGACCCGTTCCCCGGCATCTCGATCCCGCCGGACCTGATCGGCGGCGGGAACAACCGCGGCCAGGGGAACAACGGCGGGACAGGGTTCCCGTAG
- a CDS encoding GatB/YqeY domain-containing protein: MTSLKSKLQEDLTAAIRARDELRSSTLRLTLTAITKEEVGGKTARELSDDEVQKVIAKEAKKRREAAEAFQQGGRTESAEREKAEGELLDTYLPKQLSDDELNAIVAQAVEEAKAGGAEGPRAMGAVMKIVNPKVAGRADGGRVAAAVKQLLAG; encoded by the coding sequence ATGACCAGCCTCAAGTCCAAGCTTCAGGAAGACCTCACCGCCGCCATCAGGGCGCGCGACGAACTGCGTTCCTCCACCCTCCGGCTGACCCTCACCGCGATCACCAAGGAGGAGGTCGGCGGCAAGACCGCGCGCGAGCTCTCCGACGACGAGGTGCAGAAGGTGATCGCGAAGGAGGCGAAGAAGCGCCGCGAGGCTGCCGAGGCGTTTCAGCAGGGTGGTCGGACCGAGTCGGCCGAGCGGGAGAAGGCCGAGGGGGAGCTCCTCGACACGTACCTGCCCAAGCAGTTGTCCGACGACGAGCTGAACGCGATTGTGGCGCAGGCCGTCGAGGAGGCCAAGGCGGGCGGCGCCGAGGGGCCGCGTGCCATGGGGGCGGTCATGAAGATCGTGAACCCGAAGGTGGCAGGGCGCGCCGATGGTGGCCGGGTGGCTGCCGCGGTGAAGCAACTGCTCGCGGGCTGA
- a CDS encoding WhiB family transcriptional regulator, with product MGWVTDWSAQAACRTTDPDELFVQGAAQNRAKAVCTGCPVRTECLADALDNRVEFGVWGGMTERERRALLRRRPTVTSWRRLLETARTEYERSAGILPVGLDDDETYETYAAVG from the coding sequence ATGGGCTGGGTAACCGACTGGAGTGCGCAGGCAGCCTGCCGCACTACCGATCCGGATGAACTGTTCGTACAAGGGGCAGCGCAGAACAGAGCCAAGGCGGTGTGCACCGGTTGCCCGGTGCGGACCGAGTGCCTGGCCGATGCGCTCGACAATCGCGTCGAATTCGGCGTCTGGGGCGGAATGACCGAGCGGGAACGGCGCGCACTGCTGCGCAGGCGTCCCACGGTCACCTCCTGGCGGAGGCTGCTCGAGACCGCGCGTACGGAGTACGAGCGCAGCGCGGGCATCCTGCCCGTGGGCCTCGACGACGACGAGACATACGAGACGTACGCAGCGGTGGGGTAG
- a CDS encoding ArsA family ATPase translates to MTLDAAPALEVDPLIDDPATRIIVCCGAGGVGKTTTAAALGVRAAERGRKVVVLTIDPARRLAQSMGIDSLDNTPRRVKGIEGEGELHAMMLDMKRTFDEIVEAHADAERARAILENPFYQSLSAGFAGTQEYMAMEKLGQLRARDEWDLIIVDTPPSRSALDFLDAPGRLGSFLDGKFIKLLMAPAKVGGRAGMKFLNVGMSMMTGTLGKLLGGQLLRDVQTFVSAMDTMFGGFRTRADATYRLLQAPGTAFLVVAAPERDALREAAYFVERLAAEEMPLAGLVLNRVHGSGAARLSAERALAAAENLDEGRIVDQGSGKTGVRDSAAASPDPQPVDGPADGPVDCTPEQSTPADHTTEQLTAGLLRLHAERMQVLAREQRTRDRFTALHPEVAVAQVPALPGDVHDLAGLRAIGDQLATGDSVPAGAV, encoded by the coding sequence ATGACCCTGGACGCGGCGCCTGCTCTTGAGGTCGACCCGCTGATCGACGACCCCGCGACACGCATCATCGTCTGCTGCGGCGCGGGAGGAGTCGGCAAGACCACCACCGCAGCGGCCCTTGGCGTACGGGCGGCGGAGCGCGGCCGCAAGGTCGTCGTCCTCACCATCGACCCGGCCCGCAGGCTCGCACAGTCCATGGGCATCGACTCGCTGGACAACACCCCGCGACGGGTCAAGGGCATTGAGGGCGAGGGCGAGCTGCACGCCATGATGCTCGACATGAAGCGGACCTTCGACGAGATCGTCGAGGCGCACGCGGACGCCGAGCGGGCCCGGGCGATCCTGGAGAACCCCTTCTACCAGTCCCTGTCGGCCGGTTTCGCGGGCACGCAGGAGTACATGGCGATGGAGAAGCTGGGTCAGCTGCGCGCCCGTGACGAGTGGGACCTGATCATCGTCGACACTCCGCCCTCGCGCTCGGCGCTGGACTTCCTCGATGCGCCCGGGCGTCTGGGGTCCTTTCTGGACGGGAAGTTCATCAAGCTGCTGATGGCGCCGGCGAAGGTGGGCGGCCGGGCGGGGATGAAATTCCTCAATGTCGGCATGTCGATGATGACGGGGACGCTCGGCAAACTGCTCGGCGGTCAACTCCTGCGTGATGTGCAGACGTTCGTGTCCGCGATGGACACCATGTTCGGCGGCTTCCGCACCCGCGCCGATGCCACCTACCGGCTCCTGCAGGCACCCGGTACGGCCTTCCTGGTGGTCGCGGCGCCGGAGAGGGACGCACTGCGCGAGGCGGCCTACTTCGTGGAGCGGCTGGCGGCGGAGGAGATGCCGCTGGCCGGTCTGGTGCTCAACCGGGTCCATGGCAGCGGCGCCGCCCGCCTGTCGGCCGAGCGGGCACTTGCGGCCGCAGAAAATCTTGACGAGGGCCGCATTGTGGATCAGGGGTCCGGGAAGACTGGTGTTCGTGACTCCGCGGCCGCCTCTCCCGACCCCCAGCCCGTGGACGGCCCTGCGGACGGCCCTGTGGACTGCACCCCCGAGCAAAGCACCCCTGCGGACCACACCACAGAACAACTGACGGCGGGTCTGCTGCGCCTGCACGCCGAAAGGATGCAGGTGCTCGCGCGCGAACAGCGCACGCGCGACCGTTTTACCGCGCTCCACCCCGAGGTGGCGGTGGCCCAAGTGCCCGCTCTGCCCGGCGACGTACACGATCTCGCGGGGCTGCGGGCCATCGGTGACCAGCTCGCGACCGGCGATTCCGTCCCGGCCGGAGCCGTGTGA
- a CDS encoding DUF4177 domain-containing protein, which translates to MTKWEYATVPLLVHATKQILDTWGEDGWELVQVVPGPNNPEQLVAYLKREKQS; encoded by the coding sequence ATGACCAAGTGGGAATACGCGACCGTGCCCCTTCTCGTGCACGCAACCAAGCAGATTCTGGACACCTGGGGCGAGGACGGCTGGGAGCTCGTCCAGGTCGTTCCCGGGCCGAACAACCCCGAGCAGCTCGTGGCGTACCTGAAGCGGGAGAAGCAGTCGTGA
- a CDS encoding ArsA-related P-loop ATPase, giving the protein MSRLQVVSGKGGTGKTTVAAALALALATEGKRTLLVEVEGRQGIAQLFETEALPYEERKIAVSSGGGEVFALAIDAERALLDYLQMFYKLGTAGRALKKLGAIDFATTIAPGVRDVLLTGKACEAVRRRTRQGPYVYDYVVMDAPPTGRITRFLNVNDEVAGLARFGPIHNQAQAVMRVLKSPETAVHLVTLLEEMPVQETADGIAELRAAELPVGKVIVNMVRPHILDEEAVRHAAGDRRPDIAKALTAAGVSGSAKLVTPLLEQAADHAQRVELEREQRAALTALGLPTYELPLLSEGVDLAGLYQLSKELRKQGTGS; this is encoded by the coding sequence GTGAGCAGGCTCCAGGTCGTCAGCGGCAAGGGTGGTACCGGTAAGACGACGGTGGCCGCCGCACTCGCGCTGGCCCTCGCAACCGAGGGAAAGCGCACTCTCCTTGTCGAGGTCGAGGGCAGACAGGGCATCGCACAGCTCTTCGAGACGGAGGCGCTTCCCTACGAGGAGCGAAAAATCGCCGTCTCGTCGGGCGGCGGCGAGGTGTTCGCGCTGGCCATCGACGCCGAGCGCGCGCTTCTCGACTACCTCCAGATGTTCTACAAACTGGGCACCGCCGGCCGCGCGCTCAAAAAGCTCGGCGCGATCGACTTCGCGACGACCATCGCGCCCGGCGTCCGGGACGTACTGCTGACCGGAAAGGCCTGCGAGGCCGTGCGCCGCAGGACCAGGCAAGGTCCGTACGTCTATGACTACGTGGTGATGGACGCCCCGCCCACCGGCCGCATCACCCGCTTCCTCAACGTCAACGACGAGGTGGCGGGCCTGGCCAGGTTCGGCCCGATACACAATCAGGCCCAGGCCGTGATGCGCGTACTCAAGTCCCCCGAGACCGCGGTCCATCTGGTGACGCTCCTCGAGGAGATGCCTGTCCAGGAGACCGCGGACGGTATCGCCGAGCTGCGCGCCGCCGAGCTGCCCGTCGGCAAGGTCATCGTGAACATGGTGCGCCCCCACATCCTCGACGAGGAGGCGGTGCGCCACGCCGCGGGCGACCGGCGCCCGGACATCGCCAAGGCACTCACGGCGGCGGGCGTCAGCGGTTCGGCGAAACTCGTCACTCCGCTCCTGGAGCAGGCCGCCGACCACGCCCAGCGCGTGGAGCTGGAGCGCGAGCAGCGCGCGGCACTGACCGCCCTCGGCCTGCCGACGTACGAACTCCCCCTGCTGAGCGAGGGAGTCGACCTGGCGGGGCTCTACCAGCTGTCGAAGGAACTGCGGAAGCAAGGGACCGGCTCATGA